Proteins encoded in a region of the Massilia sp. UMI-21 genome:
- a CDS encoding TonB-dependent receptor, with amino-acid sequence MPEVVVTAQRTLSTASRTAVAMSVLQGEALRGSGADNPASIGARLPNVYIDQAFSGLRVTIRGISNNDTTDKGDPSAAFMQDGVYIARPAGQAANFLDVDRIEVLRGPQGTLYGRNTTAGLVNVISNAPTDRLEGRVALEAGTYRHRKLEAVLNVPLNDALAMRAALGVRKQDPFLKNGQGNALRPGMDRDDRDARLSAKLAIGPDASLLLRYDHSEAGNNNDRIVPDTNFYTGVSAGAPAWRDGTTDERLTNRFRPANIAPVQGMQDRRASGLSADLSWNLGPATVYYLGSHRELDQQMVNNYYYRISPAIALGVINTYDGANVQDSHELRLASNGKGPLSAQGGLYYFTEESDTSYAFQGLRPVGLPPYYAFPLSTQATSRAAFGQLTWRVGEGLRLTAGARRTHDEKERVGSTDFQQGPRFNPATDRRLLNAAALATSRTTWRLGAESDLGAHTLAYLSLATGYKAGAFNDGCVAGTTALGIACPSAVAVSPEFLYYQPEQLRAWEAGLKSRLLGGRLTVNAAVFHYDYTNLQLTGNAIVGGAPRLLTRNAGAARSRGIELDGELRVGGGGRLTYGLTLLDARYVRYMATPAVSWAGRKLDRAPSHVFTLGYQQRIALGGGQLSGGLFVRASGEYVLAVPSQLLVYRVPSHTSSDATLSWSPTGADWSVLARVRNIENEVRPSIIDSFGMTTPTAPRPAELRLDVRF; translated from the coding sequence GTGCCGGAAGTCGTGGTCACGGCCCAGCGCACCTTGTCCACGGCGTCGCGCACCGCGGTCGCGATGAGCGTGCTCCAGGGAGAAGCGCTGCGCGGCAGCGGCGCCGACAATCCGGCCTCGATCGGCGCACGCCTGCCGAACGTGTATATCGACCAGGCTTTCTCGGGCCTGCGCGTGACCATCCGCGGCATCAGCAACAATGACACCACCGACAAGGGCGACCCGTCGGCCGCCTTCATGCAGGACGGCGTGTACATCGCGCGCCCGGCCGGCCAGGCCGCCAACTTCCTCGACGTCGACCGCATCGAAGTGCTGCGCGGCCCGCAGGGCACCCTGTACGGGCGCAACACCACCGCCGGCCTGGTCAACGTGATCTCGAACGCACCGACCGACAGGCTGGAAGGCCGCGTCGCGCTCGAAGCCGGCACCTACCGTCACCGCAAGCTTGAAGCGGTGCTCAACGTTCCGCTCAACGACGCTCTGGCGATGCGCGCCGCGCTGGGCGTGCGCAAGCAGGACCCGTTCCTGAAGAACGGCCAGGGTAACGCCCTGCGCCCCGGAATGGACCGCGACGACCGCGATGCGCGCCTGAGCGCGAAACTGGCGATCGGACCGGACGCCTCGCTGCTACTGCGCTACGACCACAGCGAAGCCGGCAACAACAACGATCGCATCGTCCCCGACACCAATTTCTACACCGGCGTTTCGGCGGGCGCCCCCGCCTGGCGCGACGGCACGACCGACGAACGCCTGACCAACCGCTTCCGCCCGGCCAATATCGCGCCGGTGCAGGGTATGCAGGACCGCCGCGCAAGCGGCCTGTCGGCCGACCTGAGCTGGAACCTGGGCCCGGCCACCGTCTACTACCTGGGCTCGCATCGCGAACTCGACCAGCAGATGGTCAACAATTATTACTACCGGATCTCACCGGCGATCGCACTCGGGGTCATCAATACCTACGACGGCGCCAATGTCCAGGATTCGCACGAACTGCGCCTCGCCAGCAACGGCAAGGGACCGCTCAGCGCCCAGGGCGGCCTGTATTACTTTACGGAGGAATCGGACACCAGCTACGCCTTCCAGGGGCTGCGCCCGGTCGGCCTGCCGCCCTACTACGCCTTCCCGCTGTCGACGCAGGCGACCAGCCGCGCCGCGTTCGGCCAGCTGACCTGGCGCGTGGGCGAAGGCCTGCGCCTGACCGCCGGCGCGCGCCGCACCCACGACGAGAAGGAGCGCGTGGGCTCGACCGACTTCCAGCAAGGCCCGCGCTTCAACCCGGCCACCGACCGCCGCCTGCTCAACGCGGCGGCGCTGGCGACCTCGCGCACCACCTGGCGCCTGGGCGCCGAATCCGACCTGGGCGCGCACACCCTGGCTTACCTGAGCCTGGCAACCGGCTACAAGGCCGGCGCCTTCAACGACGGCTGCGTGGCCGGCACCACCGCGCTCGGCATCGCCTGCCCGTCGGCGGTCGCGGTCAGCCCGGAGTTCCTGTACTACCAGCCGGAACAGCTGCGCGCCTGGGAAGCCGGCCTGAAGTCGCGCCTGCTCGGGGGGCGCCTGACGGTGAATGCCGCCGTCTTCCACTACGACTACACCAACCTGCAGCTGACCGGTAACGCGATCGTGGGCGGCGCCCCGCGCCTGCTGACCCGCAATGCCGGGGCGGCCCGCAGCCGCGGCATCGAGCTCGACGGCGAATTGCGCGTGGGCGGCGGCGGCCGCCTCACCTACGGGCTCACCCTGCTCGACGCCCGCTACGTGCGCTACATGGCCACCCCGGCGGTGTCCTGGGCGGGCCGCAAGCTCGACCGCGCACCGAGCCACGTGTTCACGCTCGGCTACCAGCAGCGGATCGCGCTTGGCGGCGGCCAGCTCAGCGGCGGCCTGTTCGTGCGCGCCAGCGGCGAGTACGTACTCGCGGTCCCGAGCCAGCTGCTGGTCTACCGGGTACCGTCGCACACCAGCAGCGACGCCACCCTGTCGTGGAGCCCGACCGGCGCCGACTGGAGCGTGCTGGCGCGCGTGCGCAATATCGAGAACGAGGTGCGGCCGTCGATCATCGACAGCTTCGGCATGACCACGCCGACCGCGCCGCGCCCGGCCGAGCTGCGCCTCGATGTCCGTTTCTGA
- a CDS encoding DUF2236 domain-containing protein, with translation MKRDAINPLSPSMRADPPADDAVARMLADAHGPHDMAARVAAINRELARWDSNGALANWAAGPDTDPRVGAALKEYLARCAGLPEWADAAQIARAEALFMDMSMLSCTLLFCASLPECYVLPDLSAVLHAAGQLEQHTDYRIRSTAAMIFPVMMRGGLTLPGGGGVSQALKVRLIHATVRHLILRGAPDTVCAAPDQAPALPALAPAGGGLYHVLYAHGWDAARDGLPCNQEQLAYTLFTFHYVYLRGLRRLGLGVQRADEEAYLHAWNVLGHMLGIERDQMAWNMDDAAARFAAIQARGRSDRRVPDPRPPLAAALMGELAKQIPLRLLKPFPVLLTRHLCGRRSSADLGLDARVPLASRLLFTVGLGAIRAIDAAVRLLVPGFSITRMLTRVAGYRLVTRFLMDQTRPLRLPDALLGDVAATLLAWRRDPRAPRWLGRLEARLAGHPVSAGHDQHDATRP, from the coding sequence ATGAAACGCGATGCCATCAATCCGCTGTCGCCCTCGATGCGCGCCGACCCGCCGGCCGACGATGCCGTCGCGCGCATGCTGGCGGACGCCCATGGGCCGCACGACATGGCGGCGCGTGTCGCCGCCATCAATCGGGAACTCGCCCGCTGGGACAGCAACGGCGCCTTGGCGAACTGGGCGGCCGGGCCGGATACCGACCCGCGCGTCGGCGCCGCCCTGAAAGAGTACCTGGCACGCTGTGCCGGGCTGCCGGAATGGGCCGATGCGGCGCAGATCGCACGCGCGGAGGCCCTGTTCATGGACATGAGCATGCTGTCCTGCACGCTGTTGTTCTGTGCCAGCCTGCCGGAATGCTACGTGCTGCCGGATCTCTCGGCGGTGCTGCACGCGGCCGGACAACTCGAGCAGCATACCGACTACCGGATCCGCTCCACCGCCGCCATGATCTTCCCCGTGATGATGCGCGGCGGGCTCACCCTGCCCGGCGGCGGGGGCGTGTCCCAGGCGCTCAAGGTGCGCCTGATCCACGCGACCGTCCGGCACCTGATCCTGCGCGGCGCGCCCGACACGGTGTGCGCCGCGCCGGATCAGGCGCCGGCATTGCCGGCGCTGGCCCCGGCCGGCGGCGGCCTGTACCACGTCCTGTACGCGCACGGCTGGGACGCCGCACGCGACGGCCTGCCCTGTAACCAGGAGCAGCTGGCCTATACCCTGTTCACTTTCCACTACGTCTACCTGCGCGGCCTGCGCCGCCTCGGCCTGGGCGTGCAGCGCGCCGACGAGGAGGCCTACCTGCACGCCTGGAACGTGCTCGGCCACATGCTGGGCATCGAGCGCGACCAGATGGCCTGGAACATGGACGACGCCGCGGCGCGCTTCGCGGCCATCCAGGCGCGCGGCCGGAGCGATCGGCGCGTGCCGGATCCGCGCCCTCCCCTGGCGGCGGCCCTGATGGGCGAACTGGCCAAGCAGATCCCGCTGCGCCTGCTCAAGCCCTTCCCGGTCCTGCTCACGCGCCACCTGTGCGGCCGCCGTTCCAGCGCCGACCTCGGACTCGACGCCCGCGTGCCGCTGGCCTCGCGCCTGCTGTTCACGGTGGGCCTCGGCGCCATACGCGCCATCGACGCCGCGGTGCGCCTGTTGGTGCCCGGCTTCTCGATCACACGCATGCTCACCCGCGTGGCCGGCTACCGGCTGGTGACGCGCTTCCTGATGGACCAGACGCGCCCCCTGCGCCTGCCCGACGCCCTGCTCGGCGACGTGGCCGCGACCCTGCTTGCCTGGCGCCGCGATCCGCGGGCGCCGCGCTGGCTCGGCCGGCTCGAGGCCCGCCTGGCGGGCCATCCGGTTTCCGCCGGCCACGACCAGCACGACGCCACCCGTCCATGA
- a CDS encoding response regulator: MPTFPYARAIVRTLASALLAVLVTLLAPAFQPAHAAGPAPLELGRENHELDAWAALTVLVDEGAKLDARGALAAGDRYAPPTTTHGVLKLIQDPHWMRIPFRVAPDAPRDWVVQIDFGILDQVEFYLEDGGTLRKLASSGRRLREDGALKSRVPAVALNLEPGADYTLLVRVFAKGPRIAPVSFMQPDTFHRAALAEQMLQGLLSGIAACLVAYTLGQWITMRDALYGKYAMYIGGLTLYSLVWFGLGEQFLWRGHEWVSRHVMGLASMLASTGAYLFVEHILARPGVDRRFSRVMKGGALLCALAGLLWALDLIEHRILIAFTMTVGSAPMFLGLPGAWRRVRAGDAIGVYFLCSWFFSAGGAVVQGLLAMGKLPTNFWTMHSLQLGFTIDMLLFMRILGLRAKAMQTAMLRAEAEARLKSEFLANMSHEIRTPMNAIIGMSRLALMGEAPPRLRNYFSKILGAGEHLLGIVNDILDHAKMEAGKLALETVPFSLDEMLEHLSNVTTLKSEAKGVELIFRVGAGVPQRLVGDPLRLAQVLVNLTGNAVKFTERGEIVVAVEVVGREEQGGKGRISLEFSVTDTGIGMSEEQIGRLFQSFSQADSSTTRKYGGTGLGLSISRQLVELMGGRIAASSTPGAGSRFAFTMPLEVDADETGAQPAAMIGRATSGRATSGRATSGRATVGRATSGRATSDRATLQGVRALVVDDSATARAALVEMLASLDLQADTADSGEECLAALARAEASGRPYGIVLMDYQMPGMDGVETIRRIHLAARAEAPPAILMVSVFCRDTVLEQEGEVPVDAFLNKPVSPALLYHSLLQVLEPQARPGEAVAAIPAMADLPRLDGARILLAEDNANNREVALDFMAAARMQVDVAFNGLEAVRMAQAGDYDLVLMDIQMPELDGLGAARAIRSDPRLRTLPIVAMTAHALPSDRAKSLEAGMNDHVTKPIDPDLLFCSLLKWIDPARLAGRALPAPAPRPAAADAAGLPALPALPAVPGLDWRQALDKVDGQRSRLEKRATSFVREYADAPRILREALGGGDHTRLQSLAHNLKSSAAYVGAFELSAAAHRLERDLRDGQAERLAVQVPGLVGAAETVLAALAQLAEAAQPRQADPAGPAQVLARLRRHLEADDARAEDALADLETLLADGVHRGALAELRRAVGDLEYGAALAPLAALAAALGLTLEDAA, translated from the coding sequence ATGCCGACCTTCCCGTACGCTCGCGCCATCGTGCGCACCCTCGCGTCCGCGCTGCTGGCAGTGCTCGTGACGCTGCTGGCCCCGGCCTTCCAGCCCGCCCATGCGGCCGGCCCGGCGCCGCTCGAACTCGGACGCGAGAACCACGAGCTGGACGCTTGGGCGGCGCTCACCGTGCTGGTCGACGAGGGTGCGAAGCTGGACGCCCGCGGCGCGCTGGCCGCGGGCGATCGTTACGCCCCGCCCACGACGACCCATGGCGTGCTGAAACTGATCCAGGACCCGCACTGGATGCGGATTCCGTTCCGGGTCGCCCCGGACGCCCCGCGCGACTGGGTGGTCCAGATCGACTTCGGCATCCTCGACCAGGTCGAGTTCTACCTCGAGGACGGCGGCACGCTGCGCAAGCTCGCCAGCAGCGGCCGCCGGCTGCGGGAAGACGGCGCCCTCAAGAGCCGGGTCCCGGCGGTGGCCCTGAACCTGGAGCCGGGCGCCGACTACACGCTGCTGGTACGGGTGTTCGCCAAGGGCCCGCGTATCGCGCCGGTCAGCTTCATGCAGCCGGATACCTTCCATCGCGCCGCGCTCGCCGAGCAGATGCTGCAAGGCCTGCTGTCAGGCATCGCCGCCTGCCTGGTCGCCTATACGCTGGGCCAATGGATCACCATGCGCGATGCCCTGTACGGCAAGTACGCCATGTACATCGGCGGCCTGACCCTGTATTCGCTGGTCTGGTTCGGGCTGGGCGAGCAGTTCCTGTGGCGCGGCCACGAATGGGTCAGCAGGCATGTGATGGGCCTGGCGTCGATGCTGGCCTCGACCGGCGCCTACCTGTTCGTCGAGCACATCCTGGCGCGGCCCGGCGTCGATCGCCGCTTCAGCCGCGTCATGAAGGGCGGCGCGCTGCTGTGCGCGCTTGCCGGCCTGCTGTGGGCGCTCGACCTGATCGAGCACCGCATCCTGATCGCGTTCACCATGACGGTCGGCAGCGCGCCGATGTTCCTGGGCCTGCCGGGGGCCTGGCGCCGGGTGCGTGCGGGCGATGCGATCGGCGTGTATTTCCTGTGCAGCTGGTTCTTCAGCGCCGGCGGCGCGGTCGTGCAGGGGCTGCTCGCCATGGGCAAGCTGCCGACCAACTTCTGGACCATGCATTCGCTGCAACTGGGCTTCACCATCGACATGCTGCTGTTCATGCGCATCCTCGGTCTGCGCGCCAAGGCCATGCAGACCGCGATGCTGCGCGCCGAAGCCGAGGCGCGCCTGAAGTCCGAATTCCTGGCCAACATGAGCCACGAAATCCGCACCCCGATGAACGCCATCATCGGCATGAGCCGCCTGGCCCTGATGGGCGAGGCGCCGCCCAGGCTGCGCAACTACTTTTCCAAGATCCTGGGCGCCGGCGAGCACCTGCTGGGAATCGTCAACGACATTCTCGATCACGCCAAGATGGAAGCCGGCAAGCTCGCGCTCGAAACGGTGCCGTTCTCGCTCGACGAGATGCTCGAGCACCTGTCGAACGTCACCACCCTCAAGAGCGAGGCCAAGGGCGTGGAACTGATCTTCCGGGTCGGCGCGGGTGTGCCGCAGCGGCTGGTGGGCGATCCGCTGCGTCTCGCCCAGGTGCTGGTCAACCTGACCGGCAACGCGGTCAAGTTCACCGAGCGCGGCGAGATCGTGGTCGCGGTCGAGGTCGTGGGGCGCGAAGAACAGGGCGGCAAGGGGCGGATCAGCCTCGAATTCTCGGTCACCGACACCGGCATCGGCATGAGCGAGGAGCAGATCGGCCGCCTGTTCCAGTCCTTCAGCCAGGCCGACAGCTCGACCACCCGCAAGTACGGCGGCACCGGCCTCGGGCTGTCGATCTCGCGCCAGCTGGTCGAGCTGATGGGCGGCCGGATCGCCGCCAGCAGCACGCCGGGGGCCGGCAGCCGCTTCGCCTTCACGATGCCGCTCGAGGTCGACGCCGACGAGACCGGCGCCCAGCCGGCCGCCATGATCGGCCGCGCCACGAGCGGCCGGGCCACGAGCGGCCGGGCCACGAGCGGCCGCGCCACGGTGGGCCGGGCCACGAGCGGCCGGGCCACGAGCGACCGGGCCACGCTGCAGGGCGTGCGCGCCCTGGTGGTGGACGACAGCGCCACCGCGCGCGCCGCCCTGGTCGAGATGCTCGCGTCGCTGGACCTGCAGGCCGACACCGCCGACTCGGGCGAGGAATGCCTGGCGGCGCTGGCGCGGGCCGAGGCCAGCGGCCGTCCCTACGGGATCGTCCTGATGGATTACCAGATGCCGGGCATGGACGGCGTGGAGACGATCCGACGCATCCACCTGGCCGCGCGCGCGGAAGCGCCGCCGGCGATCCTGATGGTGTCGGTGTTCTGCCGCGACACGGTGCTGGAACAGGAAGGCGAGGTGCCGGTCGATGCCTTCCTGAACAAGCCGGTCAGTCCGGCCCTGCTCTACCACAGCCTGCTGCAGGTGCTCGAGCCGCAAGCCCGCCCGGGCGAGGCCGTGGCCGCGATTCCCGCCATGGCCGATCTGCCGCGCCTGGACGGCGCCCGCATCCTGCTGGCCGAGGACAACGCCAATAACCGCGAAGTCGCCCTCGACTTCATGGCGGCCGCGCGCATGCAGGTCGACGTCGCCTTCAACGGTCTCGAGGCCGTGCGCATGGCGCAAGCGGGCGATTACGACCTGGTCTTGATGGACATCCAGATGCCCGAGCTCGACGGCCTCGGCGCCGCGCGCGCGATACGCAGCGACCCGCGCCTGCGCACGCTGCCGATCGTGGCCATGACCGCCCACGCCTTGCCGAGCGACCGCGCCAAGAGCCTGGAAGCCGGCATGAACGACCATGTGACCAAGCCGATCGACCCCGACCTGTTGTTCTGCAGCCTGCTCAAGTGGATCGATCCGGCGCGCCTGGCCGGGCGCGCGCTGCCGGCGCCGGCCCCGCGTCCGGCGGCCGCCGACGCCGCCGGCCTGCCCGCCCTGCCGGCCTTGCCGGCCGTCCCCGGCCTCGACTGGCGCCAGGCGCTGGACAAGGTCGACGGCCAGCGCAGCCGGCTGGAAAAGCGCGCCACCAGCTTCGTGCGCGAGTATGCCGACGCCCCGCGCATCCTGCGCGAAGCCTTGGGCGGCGGCGACCATACGCGCCTGCAGTCGCTGGCACACAACCTGAAGTCGAGCGCCGCCTATGTGGGCGCATTCGAGCTGTCGGCGGCTGCGCACCGGCTCGAGCGGGACCTGCGCGACGGCCAGGCGGAGCGCCTCGCGGTGCAGGTGCCCGGCCTGGTCGGCGCGGCCGAAACCGTGCTGGCGGCACTGGCCCAGCTGGCCGAGGCGGCGCAACCTCGCCAGGCCGATCCGGCCGGGCCGGCGCAGGTGCTGGCACGCCTGCGCCGGCACCTGGAGGCCGACGACGCGCGCGCCGAGGATGCGCTGGCCGACCTCGAGACCCTGCTGGCGGACGGCGTCCACCGCGGCGCGCTGGCCGAACTGCGGCGCGCCGTCGGGGATCTCGAATACGGGGCGGCACTGGCCCCGCTCGCGGCCCTGGCCGCGGCACTTGGATTGACCCTGGAGGATGCGGCATGA
- a CDS encoding diguanylate cyclase, with amino-acid sequence MNGVEMQKVLVADDDAINREVLGELLKPEYTVLLAKNGAQTLERAARHLPDLILLDVMMPDMDGYEVLRRLRADPQTEHISVIFISGLDRPEDEASGLKMGASDYITKPFNQTVVMARVALHLQVVRQRRMLERLANIDGLTELANRRRFDEVYAREWQRARRGVRPLSLALLDIDAFKQYNDRYGHPAGDRALRAVARLAAGAMRRPGDLAARYGGEELVLLLPETGAPEALQVVSQLRQAVAGLMIAHEASSVAPVLTASVGGATLEPDGAEAAPALFEAADAELYRAKQAGRNRVSWRARRADAGDRDGAAA; translated from the coding sequence ATGAACGGCGTGGAGATGCAAAAAGTCCTGGTCGCCGACGACGACGCGATCAATCGCGAGGTACTCGGCGAACTGCTCAAGCCCGAGTACACGGTGCTGTTGGCGAAGAACGGCGCACAGACCCTGGAGCGCGCGGCGCGCCACCTGCCGGATCTGATCCTGCTCGACGTGATGATGCCCGACATGGACGGCTACGAAGTGCTGCGGCGCCTGCGCGCCGATCCGCAGACCGAGCACATCTCGGTCATCTTCATCTCCGGCCTGGACCGCCCCGAGGACGAAGCCAGCGGCCTCAAGATGGGTGCTTCCGACTACATCACCAAGCCCTTCAACCAGACCGTGGTGATGGCGCGCGTGGCCCTGCACCTGCAGGTGGTGCGCCAGCGCCGGATGCTGGAACGTCTCGCGAACATCGACGGCCTCACCGAACTGGCCAACCGCCGCCGCTTCGACGAGGTCTATGCGCGCGAATGGCAGCGCGCCCGCCGCGGCGTGCGTCCGCTGTCGCTGGCCCTGCTCGACATCGACGCCTTCAAGCAGTACAACGACCGCTACGGCCACCCGGCCGGCGATCGCGCCCTGCGCGCGGTGGCGCGCCTGGCCGCCGGCGCCATGCGCCGCCCGGGCGACCTGGCGGCGCGCTACGGCGGCGAAGAACTGGTGCTGCTGCTGCCCGAGACCGGCGCGCCGGAGGCGCTGCAGGTGGTGTCGCAGCTGCGCCAGGCGGTCGCCGGCCTCATGATCGCGCACGAGGCCTCCAGCGTCGCCCCGGTGCTGACTGCCAGCGTCGGCGGGGCCACGCTCGAACCGGACGGCGCGGAAGCGGCGCCCGCGCTGTTCGAGGCCGCCGATGCGGAGCTGTATCGCGCCAAGCAGGCAGGCCGCAACCGGGTGTCCTGGCGTGCCCGGCGCGCCGACGCCGGCGACCGGGACGGCGCCGCCGCGTAG
- a CDS encoding DedA family protein — MFEFITQFLEKSGYIGVFLLMALENIFPPIPSELIMPFAGFVVARGDLSLVGVLLAGTAGSIAGALPWYYGARKYGKERLKQFADRHARWMTVTGQDIDKAIAAFDRHGRSVVLFGRLVPAIRTLISVPAGLACMSWGQFLLYSTVGSLAWTGVLTGAGFILESNFEQVGRYVDPVSKGIFGILLAWYVYRVVTHRPARA, encoded by the coding sequence ATGTTCGAATTCATTACGCAATTTCTGGAGAAGAGCGGCTATATCGGCGTATTCCTGCTGATGGCGCTCGAAAACATCTTCCCGCCGATCCCGTCGGAGCTGATCATGCCCTTCGCCGGCTTTGTCGTCGCTCGCGGCGACCTGAGCCTGGTGGGCGTGCTGCTGGCCGGTACCGCGGGGTCGATCGCCGGGGCCTTGCCCTGGTATTACGGCGCCCGCAAGTACGGCAAGGAGCGCCTCAAGCAATTTGCCGACCGTCACGCGCGCTGGATGACCGTGACCGGCCAGGACATCGACAAGGCAATCGCCGCCTTCGATCGCCACGGACGCTCGGTGGTGCTGTTCGGGCGCCTGGTTCCGGCGATCCGCACCCTGATTTCGGTGCCGGCGGGACTGGCATGCATGTCCTGGGGGCAGTTCCTGCTGTACTCGACGGTCGGCTCGCTGGCCTGGACCGGGGTGCTGACGGGCGCTGGCTTCATACTTGAAAGCAACTTCGAACAGGTCGGCCGCTACGTCGATCCCGTGTCCAAGGGCATTTTCGGCATCCTGCTGGCCTGGTATGTGTATCGGGTGGTGACGCACCGTCCTGCCCGGGCCTGA
- a CDS encoding LysR family transcriptional regulator, which yields MLKLSLDALEIVDTIARKGSFAGAAKALFRVPSTISYTVSKLEEDLGVRLFDRLGPKVVLTPAGKELLKEGRYLLRAAGDLESRVRRVASGWETELAIGMDSMLSPAALEPEIAAFYAVADQTRLRLVREVLSGTWDALLDRRVDLLVGAAGEGPSGGGYTAEPLGSSRFVFAVAPGHPLAAVDRPLDKADLLDYRAVAVSDSARQLGPRTVGLLFGQDMLAVPDMETKYSFQLRGIGVGFLPEAWARPAIDAGLLVEKDVVEPKPDETFYLAWRSGEEGAALSWWLARVRESAPFDRMIARHCHEAHVAQATQPGWPK from the coding sequence TTGCTGAAGCTCAGCCTGGATGCACTCGAGATCGTCGATACCATCGCCCGCAAGGGCTCGTTCGCGGGCGCCGCGAAAGCATTGTTCCGCGTGCCCTCCACCATCTCGTACACGGTCTCGAAGCTCGAAGAAGACCTCGGCGTGCGCCTGTTCGACCGTCTCGGCCCCAAGGTGGTCTTGACCCCGGCCGGCAAGGAATTGCTCAAGGAGGGCCGCTACCTCCTGCGCGCCGCGGGCGACCTCGAATCGCGCGTGCGGCGCGTGGCCTCGGGCTGGGAGACCGAGCTGGCGATCGGCATGGATTCGATGCTGTCGCCGGCGGCGCTGGAACCCGAGATCGCGGCCTTCTACGCCGTCGCCGACCAGACCCGGCTGCGCCTGGTGCGCGAAGTGCTGTCCGGGACCTGGGACGCACTGCTCGACCGCCGGGTCGACCTGCTGGTCGGTGCTGCCGGCGAGGGGCCGTCGGGGGGCGGTTACACCGCCGAGCCGCTCGGCAGCAGCCGCTTCGTGTTCGCGGTGGCGCCCGGGCATCCGCTGGCCGCGGTCGACCGTCCGCTCGACAAGGCCGACCTGCTCGACTACCGCGCGGTCGCGGTGTCGGATTCGGCGCGCCAGCTCGGTCCGCGCACCGTGGGCCTGCTGTTCGGCCAGGACATGCTGGCGGTACCGGACATGGAAACCAAGTACAGTTTCCAGCTGCGCGGCATCGGCGTCGGCTTCCTGCCCGAAGCCTGGGCCCGGCCGGCGATCGATGCCGGGCTGCTGGTGGAAAAGGACGTCGTCGAGCCCAAGCCCGACGAGACCTTCTACCTGGCCTGGCGCAGCGGCGAAGAAGGCGCGGCGCTGTCCTGGTGGCTGGCGCGCGTGCGCGAGTCGGCGCCGTTCGACCGCATGATCGCGCGTCACTGCCACGAGGCGCATGTTGCGCAGGCGACTCAGCCGGGGTGGCCGAAGTAG
- a CDS encoding methyltransferase domain-containing protein has protein sequence MPDSDRHHAPLLVEREHCPACRRTSTRTLYSVPLDSPGIARYMQAHYGRRVARDFAGYRYELAQCGHCGLAFQAQVPAPALLAEIYDHWLPAAERGAVAARWGLDDYRYLAAQVEFMLEHLRLRPGAVKALDFGFGWAEWARMAGAYGVDVCGAELSQLRIDYARSVGIPVVDGGALPQAEFHFINTEQVFEHLLEPGDMLGRLAQALRPGGLVKISVPDSAKSLRKLLGAQDFAALSDSDIMPIAPFEHINAFTYDSLIALGRAAGLVPLRPSLRKLYNCSSGWMAPKSALKSLVRPVYRHLYPKSTFVYFGHPG, from the coding sequence ATGCCCGATTCGGACCGTCATCACGCGCCATTGCTGGTGGAGCGGGAGCATTGTCCCGCATGCCGGCGCACGTCCACCCGCACGCTGTACAGCGTGCCGCTGGACAGTCCCGGCATTGCCCGCTACATGCAGGCGCACTACGGTCGACGCGTCGCGCGCGACTTTGCCGGCTATCGCTACGAGTTGGCGCAGTGCGGACACTGCGGCCTGGCCTTCCAGGCCCAGGTGCCCGCGCCCGCGCTGCTCGCGGAGATCTACGACCACTGGCTGCCGGCGGCGGAACGCGGCGCGGTAGCGGCGCGCTGGGGGCTGGACGATTACCGCTACCTGGCCGCACAGGTCGAATTCATGCTCGAGCACTTGCGCCTGCGCCCCGGCGCCGTCAAGGCCCTCGACTTCGGCTTCGGCTGGGCCGAGTGGGCCCGGATGGCCGGCGCCTACGGCGTCGATGTGTGCGGCGCCGAGCTCTCGCAGCTACGGATCGACTACGCGAGGTCGGTCGGCATCCCGGTGGTGGATGGCGGCGCGCTGCCCCAGGCCGAATTTCACTTCATCAATACCGAGCAGGTGTTCGAGCACTTGCTCGAACCCGGCGACATGCTCGGGCGCCTGGCGCAGGCCTTGCGGCCGGGTGGGCTGGTGAAGATCAGCGTGCCGGATTCCGCGAAATCGCTCCGCAAGCTGCTCGGCGCCCAGGACTTTGCGGCGCTCAGCGACAGCGACATCATGCCCATCGCGCCTTTCGAACACATCAATGCCTTCACTTACGATTCGCTCATCGCGCTCGGCCGCGCGGCCGGACTGGTGCCGCTGCGGCCCTCGCTGCGCAAGCTCTACAACTGCAGTTCCGGGTGGATGGCGCCGAAGTCGGCCCTGAAGAGCCTGGTGCGGCCGGTCTACCGGCACCTTTATCCTAAAAGCACTTTCGTCTACTTCGGCCACCCCGGCTGA